AAGATCCAGGCCCAGACGATGTTGCCGGCCACACCCCAGCGCACCGCCGAGGCGCGCTGCACCGAGCCCACGCCGACGATGGCGCCGGTGATGGTGTGCGTGGTCGAGACCGGGATGCCCAGCGCCGTGGCCAGGAACAGGGTCATCGCCCCGCCGGTCTCGGCACAGAAGCCGCCGACCGGCTTCAGCTTGGTGATCTTCTGGCCCATCGTGCGCACGATGCGCCAGCCGCCGAACATCGTGCCCAGGCCGATTGCGATGTAGCAGGAATAGATCACCCAGTTGGGCGGCGCGGCGTCCGTCGCGGCCATATAGCCCGAGGCCACCAGCAGCATCCAGATGATGCCGATGGTCTTCTGCGCGTCATTGCCGCCATGCCCCAGGCTGTACAGGCCGGCCGAGACCAGCTGCAGGCGCCGGAACCAGCTGTCCACCCGCAGCGGCGAGGTGCGCCTAAACAGCCAGGCCACGATCACCATCAGGAGCGAGCCGAGCAGGAAGCCCAGCAGCGGCGAGACGAAGATGAAGGCCACGGTCTTCAGGATGCCGCTGGCGATCAGCTTGGAGGCACCGGCCTTGGCGATCACCGCGCCGACGATGCCGCCGATCAGCGCATGCGAGCTGGAGGACGGGATGCCGTACCACCAGGTGATGATGTTCCAGGCGATCGCGCCGATCAGCGCGCCGAACACCACATGGTGGTCGACGATGCCCGGCTCGACGATGCCCTTGCCGATCGTGCCCGCCACCTTCAGGTGGAAGAAGTAGATGGCGACGACGTTGAAGAAGGCGGCGAACAGCACCGCCTGCTGCGGCTTCAGCACGCCGGTGGAGACCACCGTCGCGATCGAATTGGCCGCGTCGTGAAAACCGTTCATGAAGTCGAAGGCGATGGCCAGGATGACCAGCATCGCCACGACCCAGAACGCGATCTGTACCGTTTCCATGGAGGACGGTCCGATCAGGAGTTCTCGAGGACGATGCCCTCGATCAGGTTCGCCACGTCCTCGCAGCGGTCGGAGATCGACTCCAGCTGCTCATAGATGGCCTTCAGCTTGATCAGCTCGCGCACATCCTCCTGCTCGCGGAACAGCTTGGACATCGCGGAGCGCATCACGCGGTCGGCATCCGACTCCAGCTTGTCGATCTCCTCGCAGGTCTTGACCGCGGCCTCGGCCGTCTGCGGCTGGTTCAGCTTGGGCAGCAGCGAGACGGCATGCTGGACGCGCTCGCAGCACTTGGCCGACAGCTCGCCCAGGCGCAGCACCTCCTCGGGGATCGAGCGCACGTCGTACAGCGACATGGTCTCGCTGCTGTCCTGCAGCAGGTCCAGGATGTCGTCCATCGCGTTGATCAGGCCGTGGATCTGCTCGCGGTCGATCGGGGTGATGAAGGTGCGGTGCAGCAGGCGGTTCACCTCGGCGGTGACGCGGTCGGCATGGTGCTCGGCGCGGTCGACCTCGGCGGCGTACTTCTCGCGCAGACCGAGGTCGTTGTAGTTCTGGATCATCAGCATGAAGGCGCGCGCGCCCTCGACGATCTGATTGCCATGCTCATTGAAGAGCTCAAAAAAATTGCCCTCACGGGGCAGCAGCTTGCCAAACAGCATGGAAGGATTCTCCTGGTGCACTCGCAACAGTCCCGACTCGGGCGGGGCTCAATCGACGCATCGGCGCGTTCGATCTGTCACGATTTCTTCATCGCCACGTCATGTGACGAAGGCAGGAGTGTAGCGGGAGCCGCCCGGCGCCGGGCCGCCGCCCCGCGCCTCAGGGGCCGCGGAAGATGAAATACACCGCGCCCATCAGGCACAGCCCGGCCCAGATGAAGTCGGTCTTGAAGGGCTGGCCCATGTAGAACATCGAGAAGGGCACGAACACCGCCAGGGTGATCACCTCCTGGGTGATCTTCAGCTGCGCCAGGCTGAAGCCGGCGCCGTAGCCGATGCGGTTGGCCGGCACCTGCAGCAGGTACTCGAACAGCGCGATGCCCCAGCTGATCAGGGCCGCAATCCACCAGGGCTTGGCGGCCAGGTCCTTCAGGTGGCCGTACCAGGCCACGGTCATGAAGATATTGGAGAGGATCAGCAGCCCGAGGGTCTGCCAGCCGGCGCTGCTGGAAAACATGATGTGGAACTCCCGCTCGTTCTTAGGGCAAGAGCGCCAGGTCCAGGCGCTCGATGCGTTGCCCGGCCAGGCCGGGCAGATAGGCCGCCAGCGCGCCCAGGCCCGGCGCGGCCAGCGCGGGCGCCAGCTCCAGCAGCGGGCGCAGCACGAAGGCGCGCTGGTGCAGGCGCGGATGCGGCAGGCTCAGGCGCGGCGTGTCCAGCCGCTGCTCGGCATAGAGCAACAGGTCCAGGTCCAGGGTGCGCGGCGCGTTCAGGTAGGGCCGCTCGCGGCCATGGGCCAGCTCGATCGCCTGCAAGGCGTCCAGCAGGGCCTCGGGCGCCAGCGCCGTGCGCAGCCGCGCGACCGCGTTCAGATAGTCCGGGCCGCCGGCCTCGACCGGCGCGCTGCGCCAGGCGCCGGAAACGCCCTGCAACTCGGTATCAGGCAGGGCCGCCAGCGCGGCCAGCGCGGCACGCAGGGTCGCGGCCAGGTCGCCGAGATTGGCCCCGAGGCCGATATAGGCGACCACCGGGTCCGCCATCGTCACTCGGCGGCCGGGGCGGCGCCGGGCTTGGCGCCGGCCGGGCGACGCCGGCGGCGGCGCTTCTTGGCCGCGCCGCTGCCGTCGGACGGGCCTTCCGTGCCCTCGCCCTCCCCCGCAGCGGCGGTGGACGGCGCCTGGCCGCTGCGCGGCACGCG
This genomic stretch from Roseateles sp. DAIF2 harbors:
- a CDS encoding inorganic phosphate transporter, with product METVQIAFWVVAMLVILAIAFDFMNGFHDAANSIATVVSTGVLKPQQAVLFAAFFNVVAIYFFHLKVAGTIGKGIVEPGIVDHHVVFGALIGAIAWNIITWWYGIPSSSSHALIGGIVGAVIAKAGASKLIASGILKTVAFIFVSPLLGFLLGSLLMVIVAWLFRRTSPLRVDSWFRRLQLVSAGLYSLGHGGNDAQKTIGIIWMLLVASGYMAATDAAPPNWVIYSCYIAIGLGTMFGGWRIVRTMGQKITKLKPVGGFCAETGGAMTLFLATALGIPVSTTHTITGAIVGVGSVQRASAVRWGVAGNIVWAWIFTIPASAFMAGICYWLSFTLF
- a CDS encoding DUF47 domain-containing protein, whose protein sequence is MLFGKLLPREGNFFELFNEHGNQIVEGARAFMLMIQNYNDLGLREKYAAEVDRAEHHADRVTAEVNRLLHRTFITPIDREQIHGLINAMDDILDLLQDSSETMSLYDVRSIPEEVLRLGELSAKCCERVQHAVSLLPKLNQPQTAEAAVKTCEEIDKLESDADRVMRSAMSKLFREQEDVRELIKLKAIYEQLESISDRCEDVANLIEGIVLENS
- a CDS encoding DMT family protein; its protein translation is MFSSSAGWQTLGLLILSNIFMTVAWYGHLKDLAAKPWWIAALISWGIALFEYLLQVPANRIGYGAGFSLAQLKITQEVITLAVFVPFSMFYMGQPFKTDFIWAGLCLMGAVYFIFRGP
- the folK gene encoding 2-amino-4-hydroxy-6-hydroxymethyldihydropteridine diphosphokinase, which translates into the protein MADPVVAYIGLGANLGDLAATLRAALAALAALPDTELQGVSGAWRSAPVEAGGPDYLNAVARLRTALAPEALLDALQAIELAHGRERPYLNAPRTLDLDLLLYAEQRLDTPRLSLPHPRLHQRAFVLRPLLELAPALAAPGLGALAAYLPGLAGQRIERLDLALLP